GAAGCTCACCGAGGCCGGCATCGGCAACGCCGTCTACTACCCGACGCCGATCCACCGCCTCAAGCCGTACTGGGAGCCGGACCAGAAGGCCGGCCGCAACTGGGACCTGCCGGAGACGGAGAAGGCGGCCGCCGAGGTCGTCTCCCTGCCCGTCCACCCGCTCCTGAGCCAGGACGACCTGGAGCGGATCGTCACCGCCGTGAACGCCCTGGGGGAGAACCTGTGACCGCCACCGGAACGCTCCGGGCCGGACTCGTCGGCCTCGGCTCCATGGGCCGCCACCACGCCCGCGTCCTCGCCGGACTCGAAGGCGTCCAGCTCGTCGGCGTGGTCGACCCGATGGGCGACAAGAACGGCTGGGCGCAGGGCGCCCCCGTACTGGCCACCGTCGAGGAGCTGCTCGCCGTCGGCGTGGACTACGCCGTCGTCGCCTGCCCGACCGCCCTCCACGAGGAGGTCGGCCTGAAGCTGGCCGAGGCCGGTGTGTGCGCGCTCATCGAGAAGCCCGTCGCGGACACCGTGGACGGCGCCCGCCGCCTGGTCGAGGCGTTCGAGTCGCGCGACCTCGTCGCCGGTGTCGGCCACATCGAGCGGTGCAACCCGGCGCTGCGCTCCCTGCGCGCCCGCCTGGAGGCCGGCGAGCTGGGCGACGTGTACCAGGTCGTCACCCGCCGCCAGGGCCCGTTCCCGCACCGCATCGCGGACGTCGGCGTCGTCAAGGACCTCGCCACCCACGACATCGACCTCACCGGCTGGGTCACCGGCCAGACGTACACGTCGATCGCCGCGCACACGGTGTCCAAGTCGGGCCGCCCGCACGAGGACATGGTGTCCGCCGTCGGCCAGCTCTCCGACGGCACGATGGTCAGCCACCTGGTCAACTGGCTGAGCCCGCTCAAGGAGCGCTTCACGTCCGTCACCGGTGAGCGCGGCTGCTTCATCGCCGACACCCTCACCGCCGACCTGACGTTCTACTCCAACGCCGCCGTCGCCACCGAGTGGGAGGCCCTGCGCGCCTTCCGCGGCGTCGCCGAGGGCGACATGGTGCGGTACGCGATCCCGAAGCGCGAGCCGCTGCTCGTGGAGCACGAGCTGTTCCGCGACGCGGTCCTCGGCAAGTCCGACGACATCTGCACCCTGCGGCAGGGTCTGCTGACCGTGGAGGTCGCCGCGGCGGTCCTCCAGTCCGCCGCCACCGGCGACACGATCCGTCTCAACGGCGCCGCAAAGGGGTAGGGGTAATCTCCCTTGACCAGACCTGATGTCACCGTCGTCGTGGCGGTCTACAACACGATGCCCTACTTGACGGAGTGCCTGAACTCACTCGTCAAGCAGAGCATCGGCAAGGACCGCCTGGAGATCGTGGCCGTCGACGACGGCTCGACCGACGACAGCGGCCGGGAGCTCGACCGCTTCGCGGAGCGGTACCCCGGCGTCGTGAAGGTCATCCACCAGGCCAACTCCGGTGGCCCGGCCGCTCCCAGC
This genomic window from Streptomyces thermolilacinus SPC6 contains:
- a CDS encoding Gfo/Idh/MocA family protein yields the protein MTATGTLRAGLVGLGSMGRHHARVLAGLEGVQLVGVVDPMGDKNGWAQGAPVLATVEELLAVGVDYAVVACPTALHEEVGLKLAEAGVCALIEKPVADTVDGARRLVEAFESRDLVAGVGHIERCNPALRSLRARLEAGELGDVYQVVTRRQGPFPHRIADVGVVKDLATHDIDLTGWVTGQTYTSIAAHTVSKSGRPHEDMVSAVGQLSDGTMVSHLVNWLSPLKERFTSVTGERGCFIADTLTADLTFYSNAAVATEWEALRAFRGVAEGDMVRYAIPKREPLLVEHELFRDAVLGKSDDICTLRQGLLTVEVAAAVLQSAATGDTIRLNGAAKG